A part of Dasypus novemcinctus isolate mDasNov1 chromosome 5, mDasNov1.1.hap2, whole genome shotgun sequence genomic DNA contains:
- the IDI1 gene encoding isopentenyl-diphosphate Delta-isomerase 1 has product MWRGSAWVALAGAIGRLAGGAAWGRGLHASAAAQRRAERISAVGLLLSGFSQPAACGGGNAGILGQSRYFVTMPEINMDNLDEQQVNLLAEMCIIIDENDNKIGAETKKNCHLNENINKGLLHRAFSVFLFNTENKLLLQQRSDAKITFPGYFTNTCCSHPLSNPGELEENDAIGVRRAAQRRLKAELGIPMEEVPPEEINYITRIHYKAESDGIWGEHEIDYVLFVRKNVTLDPDPNEIKSYCYVSKEELEELLKKAASGEIKITPWFKIIAEKFLFKWWNNINHLNQFVEHEKIYRM; this is encoded by the exons ATGTGGCGCGGCTCCGCCTGGGTGGCGCTGGCTGGGGCGATTGGCCGCTTGGCGGGCGGCGCCGCCTGGGGACGGGGCTTGCACGCCTCCGCGGCCGCCCAGAGGCGCGCGGAACGTATTTCAGCAGTTGGCCTTCTCCTCTCCGGTTTCAGCCAGCCAGCGGCTTGCGGTGGCGGGAACGCGGG TATTTTAGGACAGAGCAGATATTTTGTAACAATGCCTGAAATAAACATGGACAATCTTGATGAGCAACAGGTTAACCTTCTGGCAGAGATGTGTATTATTATTGACgaaaatgacaataaaattgGAGCTGAGACCAAGAAGAATTGTCACCTGAATGAAAACATTAACAAAG GATTACTACATCGAGCTTTTAGTGTCTTCTTATTCAATACTGAAAATAAGCTCCTACTACAGCAGAGATCAGATGCCAAAATTACCTTTCCAG GGTATTTTACCAATACTTGTTGTAGTCATCCATTAAGTAATCCAGGAGAACTTGAAGAAAATGATGCAATTGGAGTGAGACGAGCAGCACAGAGACGTTTAAAAGCTGAATTAGGAATCCCCATGGAAGAG GTTCCTCCAGAAGAAATTAATTACATTACACGAATTCACTACAAGGCTGAATCTGATGGTATTTGGGGTGAACATGAAATTGATTACGTTTTGTTTGTGAGGAAGAATGTAACTTTGGATCCAGATCCTAATGAGATTAAAAGCTATTGTTATGTATCAAAGGAAGAACTAGAAGAACTTCTGAAAAAAGCAGCCAGTGGTGAAATTAAGATAACTCCATGGTTTAAAATTATTGCAGAGAAATTTCTCTTTAAATGGTGGAATAATATAAATCATTTGAATCAGTTTGTTGAACatgagaaaatatatagaatgtga